A window of Tautonia plasticadhaerens contains these coding sequences:
- a CDS encoding IS4/Tn5 family transposase DNA-binding protein produces the protein MERPIPPEPEPTRWASAHFAGADLADVRRVRRVVRIAGAWADRPGRSIPAPFEDRYDIKAAYHLFDHADATPERLQAGHRGLVAEALRQRGTSLLIEDTTVISYPGRRPVPGLGTVGYSGRGQTGFHLHTVLAARWPGQVRPDAHGRRPALEVLGLADQQSDVRAPLPAGTTRRRPPARKPTDPPKSWERATERVGPAPEGAAVRWVRVCDREADIDEFLRSCQRARHGFVVPAARDRIVMDPATGRPDGSLRRQVAASAALGQFVLQLRSRPGRAARSATLSVSVTPVAPVAPRRLGRGSFPPVPIADSSTSLSRSPASKGESSPPASRCFAWTTSSFIEPVTARPDALANWTVPPSGAMNR, from the coding sequence ATGGAGCGGCCGATTCCCCCCGAACCTGAGCCGACCCGTTGGGCCTCGGCCCACTTCGCGGGGGCCGACCTCGCCGATGTCCGCCGCGTCCGCAGGGTCGTCCGGATCGCCGGGGCCTGGGCCGACCGGCCCGGTCGCAGCATCCCGGCTCCGTTCGAGGACCGCTACGACATCAAGGCGGCCTACCACCTGTTCGACCACGCCGACGCCACCCCCGAGCGCCTCCAGGCCGGGCACCGCGGGCTCGTGGCCGAGGCCCTTCGACAGCGGGGGACCTCCCTGCTGATCGAGGACACGACCGTCATCTCCTACCCCGGCCGCCGGCCGGTCCCCGGCCTGGGTACGGTCGGCTACTCCGGGCGGGGCCAGACGGGATTCCACCTGCACACCGTCCTGGCGGCCCGTTGGCCGGGGCAGGTCCGCCCCGACGCGCACGGCCGGCGGCCCGCCCTGGAGGTCCTCGGCCTGGCCGACCAGCAGTCCGACGTCCGAGCACCCTTGCCGGCCGGCACGACCCGCCGTCGGCCGCCGGCCCGCAAGCCGACCGACCCGCCTAAGTCCTGGGAGCGGGCCACCGAGCGGGTCGGCCCGGCCCCCGAGGGGGCCGCGGTCCGCTGGGTGCGGGTCTGCGACCGCGAGGCGGACATCGACGAGTTCCTCCGCAGCTGCCAGCGGGCCCGACACGGCTTCGTCGTGCCCGCGGCGCGCGACCGTATCGTGATGGACCCGGCGACCGGCCGGCCCGACGGCTCGCTGCGCCGCCAGGTCGCCGCCTCGGCGGCCCTCGGCCAGTTCGTCCTCCAGTTGCGGTCGCGACCGGGCCGGGCCGCGCGGTCGGCGACGCTGTCGGTCAGCGTCACCCCGGTGGCGCCGGTCGCCCCGCGGCGGCTGGGCCGGGGTTCCTTCCCGCCCGTCCCGATCGCCGACAGCAGCACGTCTTTGAGCCGGTCCCCGGCATCGAAGGGAGAGAGTTCTCCCCCGGCCAGCAGGTGCTTCGCATGGACGACCAGTTCGTTCATCGAGCCTGTGACGGCACGCCCCGACGCCCTGGCGAATTGGACCGTCCCGCCCTCCGGGGCGATGAACCGGTGA
- a CDS encoding WD40/YVTN/BNR-like repeat-containing protein encodes MRFLAALLVVALYPVAAEAQWVSQDSGTTARLRGLSVVDGRVAWASGAGGTVLRTVDGGETWEHRIVPDAADLDFRDIEVFDDATALLLSIGEGDLSRIYRTTDGGETWTLRHVNTDDDGFLDALAFWDDRHGIAMGEPVGGRFVILTTDDGGETWDRIDPQGMPEALPGEGAFAASGTCLVVHGDRHAWFGTSGGRVFRSDDRGRTWAAHETPIRSDSPASGVFSLAFRDAEHGVAVGGDYERPDLGGRNVAVTSDGGRTWETPEGPGPAGYRSAVAFIPGTEGPTLVAVGPTGTDWSRDGGETWERLGDEGFHAVDFAGEDAGWAVGENGRITRFDAME; translated from the coding sequence ATGCGTTTTCTGGCCGCCCTGCTCGTCGTCGCCCTCTATCCCGTCGCAGCCGAAGCCCAGTGGGTCTCCCAGGACTCTGGCACGACGGCAAGGCTGCGTGGGCTGAGCGTCGTCGATGGCCGGGTCGCATGGGCCAGCGGGGCGGGCGGCACGGTCCTCCGCACCGTGGACGGTGGCGAGACCTGGGAGCACCGTATCGTCCCGGACGCCGCCGACCTGGACTTCCGGGACATCGAGGTGTTCGACGATGCGACTGCTCTCCTGCTCTCCATCGGCGAGGGCGACCTGTCCCGCATCTACCGGACGACCGACGGCGGGGAGACCTGGACGCTCCGGCACGTCAACACGGACGACGACGGCTTCCTCGACGCCCTGGCGTTCTGGGACGACCGGCATGGGATCGCCATGGGCGAACCGGTGGGCGGCCGGTTCGTCATCCTGACGACGGACGACGGCGGCGAGACCTGGGACCGGATCGATCCGCAGGGTATGCCCGAGGCGTTGCCCGGCGAGGGTGCTTTCGCCGCCAGCGGCACCTGCCTCGTGGTCCACGGCGACCGCCACGCCTGGTTCGGCACCAGCGGCGGTCGGGTCTTCCGCTCCGACGACCGGGGACGCACCTGGGCGGCCCACGAGACGCCGATCCGATCCGACTCACCCGCCTCGGGCGTCTTCTCGCTGGCGTTCCGGGACGCCGAGCACGGGGTCGCCGTCGGGGGCGACTACGAGCGACCGGACCTCGGGGGGAGGAATGTCGCCGTCACGTCCGACGGCGGTCGCACCTGGGAGACGCCCGAGGGTCCGGGACCGGCCGGGTATCGCTCCGCCGTCGCCTTCATACCGGGCACGGAGGGTCCGACGCTCGTGGCCGTGGGTCCGACCGGGACGGACTGGTCGAGGGACGGCGGCGAGACCTGGGAGCGGCTGGGCGACGAGGGCTTTCACGCCGTCGACTTCGCCGGGGAGGATGCCGGATGGGCGGTCGGGGAGAATGGCCGCATCACCCGGTTTGATGCGATGGAATGA